The following are from one region of the Prevotella communis genome:
- a CDS encoding family 43 glycosylhydrolase: protein MKNRLIVFAVALMLGLAGWAQSVKPLPSLHVEGKWLVDTYGNHVVLHGVMDTPSAYFNGGRWGWNYDANGAKNCVAYFEKLFTGLEKANCDVFRLHLDPAWTNSSSVTAAGFTSKEVVENGKTVTKYYDPIGQEVGGEANIMHFSAKRLSTYMKSVYVPIMKEAMNHGMYVVVRPPGVCPGEIRVDGYYQKYLMEVWDSVSKNETVRAFAGQISLELANEPVSVKNASGNNDKKALHDFFQPIVEKIRENGFTGIIWIPGSGWQANYADYKTYPITGDNIGYAVHDYDGWYGCADKNLSASDVPAATQRKITQFHNQVPVVDTNPVIITEIDWSPYKPGTDHVNEHGETVLSNYGTWATGRTSVWGTITKGVHDHYGNISMTLSGTACLIDIDKLLADGSVVPAFDGLEEACGKACMDWYAEYAKVNNPVADYQCDVPIADNGNGTYTNPVVRADIPDPDVIRVGDTYYMVSTTMVHFPGATILKSKDMVNWEYCANPLEKLLDDDRYNLRNGQNFYSKGMWACSMKYHDGKFYILINGNDSRAWLLTATDPEGKWTVKRLAHNYYDPGMLFDNGKVYIVCGINHLTMVELDENFNELRSKVVVVRDDAGLEGCHLYKHGDYYYIYATYGGWPSGQVAFRSTDPFGTYEEKMLVEKTINGQVNTIHQGALIEDTAGKWWTIMQQDLGALGRFPNLQPVTWVDGWPIVGNNGVPYQTYTKPAGTNEYPRQMTTTDVFRNFPLDMQWEWNHLPQANGYSLFERAGWLRLKATSTTNLLSQAQNTLTQRIYMRSDKPAIGTVRLDVTKLADGDRAGICIFQDPYAQIGVEKKNGEYKIYWRQDALDGAAASTKEQYASATVTDIVYLRASFNYNTSKTKFYYSLDNKTWSALGGETSMGFNLSVFVGARFGLFCYATSALGGGSADFDWFSTEEDFDEDALYQPFTRPLDESMFTATQLAPAATSMYLKIGALYAPRITATFKDKHTENVSSQVTYESSNPENVEIVNGQLRGLKQGSSVITASYTDILGNNLETSFTANGTYFPLGQDDVKVLKGSGTYTEKNHIFVPNKNGRIGWSYDTPIDISEFRYLVIKLISLTTATPNFGVIICPKISNVWYASELARNKVTVIDLQSARYTTAVKKNQPLDLTNIASISLTSDGTTATAKIYVSEVYLTNENPVGIDEVEVTPDSEMVNVYTLGGQLLQTGVNRSEAVKQLPAGVYVIGKKKVIIR, encoded by the coding sequence ATGAAGAATCGTTTGATTGTTTTTGCGGTGGCATTGATGCTTGGCCTTGCAGGTTGGGCACAGAGTGTAAAACCGCTGCCTTCACTCCATGTAGAAGGCAAATGGCTGGTGGATACCTATGGTAATCATGTGGTGTTGCACGGTGTGATGGACACACCGAGTGCTTACTTCAACGGCGGACGTTGGGGATGGAACTATGATGCCAATGGTGCCAAAAACTGTGTGGCCTATTTTGAGAAACTGTTTACAGGACTGGAGAAGGCTAATTGTGATGTGTTCCGTTTGCATCTTGATCCTGCATGGACCAATAGTAGCAGCGTTACTGCCGCTGGATTCACAAGTAAGGAGGTTGTAGAGAATGGCAAGACTGTTACTAAGTATTACGACCCGATAGGTCAGGAGGTGGGTGGCGAGGCTAATATTATGCATTTCAGTGCCAAGCGCCTGTCTACCTATATGAAGTCTGTATATGTGCCTATCATGAAAGAGGCTATGAATCATGGTATGTATGTCGTGGTACGTCCGCCGGGTGTCTGTCCTGGTGAAATTCGTGTAGATGGCTACTATCAGAAATACCTGATGGAGGTATGGGACAGCGTTTCAAAAAATGAAACGGTTCGTGCCTTTGCCGGTCAGATTAGTCTGGAGTTGGCCAACGAGCCTGTCAGTGTAAAGAATGCATCAGGTAATAATGACAAGAAGGCTCTGCATGACTTCTTCCAGCCTATCGTGGAAAAGATTCGTGAGAATGGCTTTACGGGCATTATCTGGATTCCAGGTTCTGGTTGGCAGGCTAACTATGCGGATTATAAGACATATCCTATTACGGGTGACAATATTGGCTATGCTGTACACGACTATGACGGATGGTATGGCTGTGCCGACAAAAATCTGAGTGCTTCTGACGTACCTGCTGCTACGCAGAGAAAAATTACGCAATTCCACAATCAGGTTCCTGTAGTGGATACCAACCCTGTCATCATTACAGAGATTGACTGGAGTCCTTATAAACCAGGCACGGATCATGTTAATGAGCATGGTGAAACCGTATTGTCAAACTATGGTACATGGGCTACTGGACGTACCTCTGTGTGGGGTACTATCACCAAAGGCGTGCACGACCATTATGGTAATATCTCAATGACCCTTTCTGGTACGGCTTGCTTGATTGATATTGATAAGTTGCTGGCAGACGGCTCCGTGGTTCCTGCCTTTGATGGACTGGAGGAGGCCTGCGGTAAGGCATGCATGGACTGGTATGCAGAATATGCCAAGGTCAACAACCCCGTGGCTGACTATCAGTGTGATGTGCCCATTGCTGACAATGGCAACGGCACCTATACCAACCCTGTGGTGAGGGCTGATATTCCCGATCCTGATGTGATTCGTGTGGGCGACACCTATTATATGGTATCTACCACGATGGTACATTTCCCTGGTGCCACCATCCTGAAGTCGAAGGATATGGTGAACTGGGAGTATTGCGCTAACCCACTGGAGAAACTGCTCGATGACGATAGGTATAACCTGCGTAATGGTCAGAACTTCTACTCTAAGGGTATGTGGGCTTGCTCTATGAAATATCATGACGGTAAGTTCTATATCCTGATTAATGGCAACGACAGCCGCGCATGGTTGCTCACGGCTACCGACCCCGAGGGCAAATGGACGGTGAAGCGTCTGGCACATAACTACTATGACCCAGGCATGCTTTTCGATAATGGAAAGGTCTATATCGTTTGCGGTATCAATCATCTCACGATGGTGGAACTGGATGAGAATTTCAACGAGCTACGCAGTAAGGTCGTCGTGGTACGTGATGATGCCGGTCTCGAAGGTTGCCACCTCTATAAGCATGGCGACTACTATTATATCTATGCCACCTATGGTGGCTGGCCCAGTGGTCAGGTTGCTTTCCGTTCTACCGATCCGTTTGGCACCTACGAGGAGAAGATGCTGGTGGAGAAAACCATCAATGGTCAGGTGAACACCATCCATCAGGGTGCCCTTATCGAAGATACTGCAGGAAAGTGGTGGACCATTATGCAGCAGGATCTCGGTGCCCTGGGACGTTTCCCCAACCTGCAGCCTGTTACATGGGTGGATGGTTGGCCTATCGTCGGCAATAACGGTGTGCCTTATCAGACCTATACCAAGCCTGCCGGTACCAATGAGTATCCCAGACAGATGACTACTACCGATGTGTTCCGCAATTTCCCACTTGACATGCAATGGGAGTGGAACCACCTGCCACAGGCAAATGGCTATAGCCTCTTTGAGCGTGCCGGCTGGCTTCGCCTGAAGGCTACCAGCACCACCAACCTGTTGTCTCAGGCACAGAACACGCTGACACAGCGTATCTATATGCGCAGTGATAAACCAGCTATTGGTACTGTACGTTTAGATGTCACCAAACTGGCTGACGGCGACCGTGCCGGTATCTGCATCTTCCAGGATCCCTATGCCCAGATTGGTGTAGAGAAAAAGAATGGTGAGTATAAAATCTACTGGCGTCAGGATGCCTTGGATGGTGCTGCTGCCTCAACGAAGGAACAGTATGCTTCGGCCACAGTGACGGATATCGTCTATCTGCGCGCCTCTTTCAACTACAATACTAGTAAGACGAAGTTCTACTACTCGCTGGATAACAAGACATGGTCTGCGCTTGGTGGTGAGACCTCTATGGGATTCAACCTGAGTGTCTTCGTTGGTGCCCGTTTCGGCCTGTTCTGCTATGCTACCAGTGCGCTTGGTGGCGGTTCTGCTGACTTTGACTGGTTCTCTACCGAGGAAGACTTCGATGAGGATGCCCTCTATCAACCTTTCACCAGACCGCTGGATGAGTCGATGTTCACGGCTACCCAGTTGGCACCTGCAGCTACTTCTATGTATCTGAAGATTGGTGCCTTGTATGCGCCCCGTATCACGGCTACCTTCAAGGATAAGCACACGGAGAATGTGTCATCGCAGGTTACTTACGAATCGTCTAATCCAGAAAATGTGGAGATTGTTAATGGTCAGTTGCGTGGACTGAAACAGGGGTCTTCTGTCATTACGGCTTCTTACACAGATATTCTGGGCAATAATCTTGAAACATCGTTTACGGCTAATGGCACCTACTTCCCCTTGGGACAGGATGATGTGAAGGTCCTGAAAGGTAGCGGTACCTATACAGAGAAGAACCATATCTTTGTTCCAAATAAGAACGGACGTATTGGATGGTCTTATGATACGCCTATTGATATCTCAGAGTTCAGATATTTGGTTATCAAACTGATTTCGTTGACAACAGCAACGCCTAATTTTGGTGTTATCATCTGTCCCAAGATAAGTAATGTATGGTATGCTTCTGAACTCGCAAGAAACAAGGTGACTGTGATTGATTTGCAGTCGGCCCGCTATACCACGGCAGTGAAGAAGAATCAGCCACTTGACCTCACCAATATTGCTTCTATCAGTCTGACAAGTGACGGTACGACTGCTACGGCAAAGATCTATGTGAGCGAGGTGTACCTGACCAATGAGAATCCTGTAGGTATTGACGAGGTGGAGGTAACACCTGATTCAGAGATGGTAAATGTCTATACACTGGGTGGTCAGTTGCTCCAGACTGGTGTCAACCGCAGCGAGGCCGTGAAGCAGCTGCCTGCTGGTGTCTATGTCATCGGAAAGAAAAAAGTGATTATCAGATAA
- a CDS encoding glycoside hydrolase family 97 protein: MKKVLFFSSLLLTCLSAQAFEKKITSPDGNLVVTVNDEGGKPGYQVDYKGTAMLLRSPLGLVLNFEDLTKDLVIKDCPTQTVTDDYSLKTIKQSTVHYEATEAVCQVEKNGRHAMDIIFRVSNRDVAFSYKLYSRKSRGGETLVAIVENEASGFVLPDGTTTFLCPQSKPMGGFARTSPSYETSYTLDEPMGKNGWGEGYSFPCLFKVPVAATKSQPTGQGWVLISETGTDGNYVACRLLNDGGANYKIGFPQQGEMNGWGTTTASVSLPAQTPWRTITVGNTLQNVVETTVAFDLVKPKYKASRDYTYGAGSWSWIIGMDSSCNFDEQKRYIDFSAAMGWRTVLIDALWDKQIGYEKMAELSRYAKSKGVGLFLWYNSNGSWNDAPQSPLNKMNRSAARRQEMKWMQENGILGIKVDFFGGDKQAMMQLYEDILTDANEFGIQCIFHGCTLPRGWERMYPNYVASEAVLASENLHFGQGSCDAEAFNGCIHPFIRNTVGSMDFGGSTLNKFYNADNKRGTHRVTSDVYALATAVLFQSSVQHFAMAPNNLTDAPSWAVDFMKNVPTTWDEVKFIDGYPGKYCIMARRHGDKWFVAGICADKQPLKKTITLPMFAKGTELQVYSDDAQLQGSVSTVKQNKKQQLTVTIPTNGAVVIMN, from the coding sequence ATGAAAAAAGTTTTGTTTTTTAGTAGCCTGTTGCTGACATGCTTGTCGGCACAGGCTTTTGAGAAAAAGATAACAAGTCCTGACGGAAACCTCGTGGTGACTGTCAATGATGAGGGTGGAAAGCCTGGTTATCAGGTGGATTACAAGGGCACGGCCATGTTGCTGCGCTCGCCACTGGGACTGGTGTTGAACTTTGAGGATCTCACAAAAGACCTTGTCATTAAAGACTGTCCCACACAGACGGTGACCGATGATTATTCGCTGAAGACCATCAAGCAGAGCACCGTACACTATGAGGCTACCGAGGCTGTTTGTCAGGTTGAGAAGAATGGTCGTCATGCCATGGATATCATCTTTCGTGTGAGCAACCGTGACGTGGCTTTTTCATATAAATTGTATTCAAGGAAGAGTCGTGGTGGCGAGACGCTGGTGGCTATCGTAGAGAATGAGGCCAGCGGTTTTGTATTGCCCGACGGTACCACCACCTTCCTCTGTCCGCAGTCAAAGCCAATGGGTGGCTTTGCTCGCACATCTCCCAGCTACGAGACCTCTTATACGCTCGATGAGCCTATGGGTAAGAACGGCTGGGGCGAGGGCTATTCGTTCCCTTGTCTGTTCAAGGTGCCGGTTGCTGCAACCAAGTCGCAGCCCACGGGACAGGGCTGGGTACTGATTTCTGAGACCGGTACCGATGGCAACTACGTGGCCTGCCGTCTGCTCAACGACGGTGGTGCCAACTATAAGATTGGTTTCCCTCAGCAGGGCGAGATGAATGGCTGGGGCACCACGACAGCTTCTGTCAGTCTGCCTGCCCAGACACCTTGGCGTACGATTACGGTGGGAAATACCTTGCAGAATGTGGTGGAGACCACAGTAGCTTTCGACCTGGTAAAACCGAAGTATAAGGCTAGCCGTGACTATACCTATGGCGCCGGTTCGTGGTCATGGATCATTGGTATGGACTCCAGCTGTAACTTCGACGAGCAGAAGCGTTATATCGACTTCTCTGCTGCTATGGGCTGGCGCACGGTACTGATTGATGCCCTGTGGGACAAACAGATTGGTTATGAGAAGATGGCAGAACTGTCTCGTTATGCCAAGTCAAAAGGCGTGGGTCTCTTCCTGTGGTACAACTCTAACGGCTCTTGGAATGATGCCCCTCAGTCGCCCCTGAACAAGATGAATCGTTCTGCGGCTCGTCGTCAGGAGATGAAATGGATGCAGGAGAATGGCATTCTGGGTATCAAGGTTGACTTCTTCGGTGGTGACAAACAGGCTATGATGCAGCTCTACGAGGATATCCTGACCGACGCCAACGAGTTTGGCATTCAGTGTATCTTCCATGGTTGCACGCTGCCTCGTGGATGGGAACGTATGTATCCTAACTATGTGGCTTCTGAGGCTGTGCTGGCATCAGAGAACCTGCACTTCGGTCAGGGCTCATGCGATGCTGAGGCTTTCAATGGCTGTATCCATCCCTTCATCCGCAACACGGTGGGTTCAATGGACTTTGGTGGCTCAACACTGAACAAGTTCTATAATGCCGACAATAAACGTGGCACACACCGTGTGACCAGTGATGTCTATGCCTTGGCAACGGCCGTCTTGTTCCAGAGCAGTGTGCAGCATTTTGCCATGGCTCCCAACAACCTGACGGATGCTCCCTCTTGGGCTGTGGATTTCATGAAGAACGTGCCCACGACCTGGGACGAGGTGAAGTTCATCGATGGCTATCCCGGTAAGTACTGCATCATGGCACGCCGTCATGGTGATAAGTGGTTCGTGGCTGGTATCTGTGCCGACAAGCAGCCTCTGAAGAAGACCATCACTTTGCCGATGTTCGCTAAGGGTACCGAACTGCAGGTCTATAGCGACGATGCACAGTTACAGGGTAGCGTAAGCACAGTGAAACAGAATAAGAAACAGCAACTCACCGTGACCATCCCCACGAATGGCGCTGTTGTAATTATGAATTAA
- a CDS encoding TIM-barrel domain-containing protein, whose product MKRLFYIGIVTLLAIPAMAGKVSFGKGTLNVRQIARNAVRIQYYEQPIEQRLPEWLYVKDEEVKSKDITVDVDASRQRVVIRNKKGEEVFSATAHQMQGSEATLSFNSPQDEHLYGLGQFQDGFNDVRGLSRRLTQVNTQISIPMLLSSKGYGVLWNNYGMVEFNPCRQRVALQLGQSGEGGTEVVNVTTTEGGRREVRQRNIFEAGIDLAEDGDYSLLLDVGQKMARRHNLTIDGQTVIEMQNTWLPPTASTIVRLKAGHHVVKAELSRGDHPVLYYDKVQDETVLRSPVAQAVDYTVFVGTPDEIIASYRHLTGDAPLMPRWALGYIHCRERFHSSDEILQTANRFRKEKMPVDVIVQDWQYWGKYGWNSMRFDEQFYPDPKALTDSLHAMNMRLMVSVWSKIDKNSEVGKQMGADNYYIPGTDWIDFFNPDAAAAYWKNFSTRLVPLGIDAWWQDATEPENDDLLGRRVNNGKWSGEEVRNVYPLLVNKTVYEGLTSASAVANSSLFTLPSSLKRPMILTRCGFPGIQRYGSAMWSGDVGNDWETFRRQITAGLGMQAAGIPWWTYDAGGFFRPGNQYTDQAYIDRMLRWIETSVYLPLMRVHGYMSNTEPWNYGAEAKQIISDCLQERYRLLPYIYSIAANITFDGSTLMRPLVFDFADDAEALDQKYEYMFGPALLISPVTEPDVKTWKTYLPKTQGGWYDYHTGQHYDGGQTVTTTVTKARIPVFVRAGSIIPMSNDELHVYAGADASFTLYEDDGVSMAYQNGQCSRITFQWKDAKGKLKTSRQKGHDFKITIHNTKK is encoded by the coding sequence ATGAAACGGTTGTTTTATATAGGTATAGTCACCTTGCTTGCCATCCCTGCGATGGCAGGCAAGGTGTCGTTTGGTAAGGGAACATTGAATGTGCGCCAGATAGCACGTAATGCGGTGAGAATACAATATTATGAGCAGCCGATAGAACAGCGTCTGCCAGAGTGGCTCTATGTCAAGGATGAAGAGGTGAAGTCTAAGGATATCACCGTTGACGTGGATGCCAGTAGGCAACGCGTTGTCATCAGAAACAAAAAGGGAGAGGAGGTCTTCTCTGCTACAGCACACCAGATGCAAGGCAGCGAGGCAACCCTTTCTTTTAATTCTCCGCAGGATGAGCATCTTTATGGATTGGGTCAGTTTCAGGATGGCTTTAACGATGTGCGTGGTCTCTCTCGCCGCCTGACGCAGGTCAACACCCAAATCAGTATCCCCATGCTTTTGTCGAGCAAGGGCTATGGCGTGTTGTGGAACAACTACGGTATGGTGGAGTTCAATCCGTGCCGTCAGCGTGTAGCTCTGCAGTTAGGACAGTCTGGAGAAGGTGGCACTGAGGTGGTAAATGTTACAACGACGGAGGGCGGACGCCGTGAGGTGCGTCAGCGTAATATCTTTGAGGCCGGTATCGACCTTGCCGAGGATGGCGATTATTCGCTGTTGCTCGATGTAGGTCAGAAGATGGCTCGTCGTCATAACCTTACTATCGATGGGCAGACGGTCATAGAGATGCAGAATACGTGGCTGCCACCTACAGCCTCTACAATTGTGCGTTTGAAGGCTGGTCATCATGTGGTGAAGGCCGAACTGTCGAGAGGTGATCATCCGGTATTGTATTATGATAAGGTGCAGGACGAGACGGTGCTCCGCTCTCCTGTAGCCCAGGCTGTTGACTATACCGTGTTTGTCGGAACACCCGATGAAATCATCGCTTCCTATCGTCATCTGACGGGCGATGCCCCCTTGATGCCCCGTTGGGCACTGGGCTATATCCATTGTCGTGAGCGTTTCCATTCGTCGGATGAGATTCTTCAGACGGCCAATCGTTTCCGGAAAGAGAAGATGCCTGTGGATGTCATTGTGCAGGACTGGCAATACTGGGGAAAGTATGGTTGGAACTCCATGCGCTTTGACGAGCAGTTCTATCCCGATCCTAAGGCGCTGACAGATAGTCTGCATGCCATGAATATGCGTCTGATGGTCAGCGTATGGTCAAAGATTGACAAGAATTCAGAGGTTGGCAAGCAGATGGGCGCCGACAACTATTATATCCCCGGCACCGACTGGATAGACTTCTTCAATCCCGATGCCGCTGCCGCCTATTGGAAGAATTTCTCTACCCGCCTTGTTCCCCTGGGTATTGATGCCTGGTGGCAGGATGCCACGGAACCAGAGAACGACGACCTCCTTGGACGCCGTGTGAACAACGGCAAGTGGAGTGGGGAAGAGGTGCGTAATGTCTATCCGCTTCTCGTCAACAAAACGGTCTACGAAGGCTTGACGAGCGCAAGTGCGGTAGCAAATTCTTCACTCTTCACTCTTCCTTCTTCCCTTAAACGTCCCATGATCCTCACCCGTTGCGGCTTCCCTGGTATCCAGCGTTATGGCTCTGCCATGTGGAGTGGTGATGTGGGTAACGACTGGGAGACGTTCCGCCGTCAGATAACGGCAGGCTTAGGTATGCAGGCTGCCGGTATTCCTTGGTGGACGTATGATGCCGGCGGTTTCTTCCGTCCCGGTAATCAATATACCGACCAGGCTTATATCGACAGGATGCTGCGCTGGATAGAGACCAGTGTCTATCTGCCCCTGATGCGTGTGCATGGTTATATGAGTAATACAGAGCCTTGGAACTATGGTGCCGAGGCAAAGCAGATCATCTCTGATTGTCTGCAGGAGCGTTATCGCCTCTTACCTTATATATATAGTATAGCGGCCAACATCACTTTCGACGGTTCTACGCTGATGCGCCCCTTGGTATTCGATTTCGCCGATGATGCCGAGGCTTTGGATCAGAAATATGAGTATATGTTTGGTCCGGCACTGCTCATCAGTCCTGTCACCGAACCCGATGTGAAGACGTGGAAGACCTACCTGCCTAAGACGCAAGGCGGCTGGTACGACTATCATACCGGTCAGCATTATGATGGCGGACAGACGGTGACGACGACCGTTACCAAAGCTCGCATCCCTGTCTTTGTGCGTGCCGGCAGCATTATCCCCATGAGCAATGACGAACTGCATGTTTATGCTGGTGCAGATGCTTCCTTTACGCTTTATGAGGATGACGGTGTATCGATGGCTTATCAGAACGGTCAGTGCTCGCGCATCACTTTCCAGTGGAAGGATGCCAAGGGCAAGTTGAAGACAAGCCGACAGAAAGGACATGATTTTAAAATAACAATACACAATACTAAGAAATGA
- a CDS encoding glycoside hydrolase family 43 protein, with protein sequence MKKTMMSAAMMALTAMAAQAQNPFVQTWFTSDPAPMVCGDRMYVYTGHDEDNADFFWMQEWRVYSTEDMVNWTDHGSPLALESFSWADDRAWASQTIERDGKYYWYICAHSKLSGGMAIGVAVSDSPTGPFKDALGKPLFENGSWDHIDPTVMIDDDGQAWLMWGNPQCYYLKLNRDMISYSGELGRLDMTEEAFGGPIMSKREKGKQYKDSYVEGPWLTKRNGVYQLLYAAGGVPEHIAYSTASSPTGPWKYAGEIMPLSNTGSFTNHCGVADFKGHSYFFYHTGKLPKGGGFGRSVAVEEFKYNADGSFPKILPTDEGVKPIATFNPYRKVEAETMAFSRGVKTEQNDEIGVYVTEIHNGDYIKLQNVKFDGNVAKQFFARVASGLRGGKIEVRIDSLRGKRLATLEVPATGGWEKWQTLSVDFAEKAEGTHDLYFVFTGRKGPKLFNFDWWEIKGLQSLVVEEGGLGKYKAIMKEEATLEAHTIFVPQDLSAFNKKNPLPVLVWGNGACTNSPWEHYKFLNEIASHGYIVLATGYIPMEEKPYNGPMSTTQQQIESIDWIIAQNADKNSPYYNKIDVKNICVAGMSCGGLQTLYNCADPRIKTLMICNSGLFKNSNRNQAVGGMPMPDKSKLKDIHSSIIYILGGKEDIAYENGMDDFHLISHVPCCAANFPVGHGGTYRQPHGGEFSVVALNWLNWQLKGDKQSAKMFKGKDCGLSKRQGWTIEKNAKFDKLK encoded by the coding sequence ATGAAGAAGACTATGATGAGTGCAGCCATGATGGCACTGACTGCTATGGCTGCTCAAGCACAGAACCCCTTTGTGCAGACCTGGTTTACAAGCGACCCCGCACCAATGGTATGCGGTGACCGCATGTATGTTTATACTGGACATGATGAGGATAATGCCGATTTCTTCTGGATGCAGGAGTGGCGCGTTTATTCTACCGAGGATATGGTGAACTGGACCGACCATGGTTCTCCACTGGCTTTGGAGAGTTTCTCTTGGGCTGACGACCGTGCGTGGGCCAGTCAGACGATAGAGCGCGACGGTAAGTACTATTGGTATATCTGTGCCCATAGCAAACTCTCTGGTGGTATGGCCATCGGCGTGGCCGTGAGCGACAGTCCTACAGGTCCTTTTAAGGATGCCCTTGGTAAGCCCCTCTTTGAGAATGGCTCGTGGGATCATATCGACCCCACGGTGATGATTGATGATGATGGTCAGGCATGGCTGATGTGGGGTAATCCTCAGTGCTACTACCTGAAGTTGAACCGTGACATGATTTCCTATAGCGGTGAACTGGGACGTCTGGATATGACCGAAGAGGCTTTTGGTGGTCCTATCATGAGTAAGCGCGAGAAGGGAAAACAGTATAAGGATTCGTATGTAGAAGGGCCCTGGCTCACCAAGCGTAATGGTGTATATCAGTTGCTCTATGCTGCCGGTGGTGTGCCCGAACATATCGCCTACAGTACCGCTTCCTCGCCCACAGGTCCTTGGAAATATGCAGGCGAGATTATGCCACTGAGCAATACTGGTTCTTTCACCAACCACTGTGGTGTGGCCGATTTCAAGGGTCATTCATATTTCTTCTACCACACTGGCAAACTGCCGAAGGGTGGCGGTTTCGGTCGTAGCGTGGCTGTTGAGGAGTTCAAGTATAACGCTGATGGCTCTTTCCCCAAAATTCTGCCTACCGATGAGGGCGTGAAACCTATCGCCACCTTCAATCCCTACAGAAAGGTGGAGGCCGAGACAATGGCTTTCAGCCGTGGCGTGAAGACCGAACAGAATGATGAGATTGGTGTTTATGTCACTGAGATCCATAATGGCGACTATATCAAACTGCAGAACGTGAAGTTCGATGGAAATGTGGCTAAGCAGTTCTTCGCCCGTGTGGCCTCTGGCTTGCGTGGCGGAAAGATTGAGGTACGTATTGACAGTCTCAGAGGTAAGCGCCTTGCCACACTGGAAGTGCCCGCTACTGGCGGTTGGGAGAAATGGCAGACGCTGTCTGTTGACTTTGCCGAGAAGGCTGAGGGTACCCATGACCTGTATTTCGTCTTCACTGGTCGCAAGGGACCAAAACTCTTCAATTTCGACTGGTGGGAGATCAAAGGTCTGCAGTCACTTGTCGTAGAAGAGGGCGGACTGGGTAAGTATAAGGCTATCATGAAGGAAGAGGCTACCCTTGAGGCCCACACCATTTTCGTGCCTCAGGATCTGTCGGCTTTCAATAAAAAGAATCCCTTGCCTGTTCTCGTATGGGGCAATGGTGCCTGCACCAACTCTCCATGGGAGCACTATAAGTTCCTGAACGAGATTGCCTCTCATGGTTATATCGTGCTGGCCACGGGTTATATCCCCATGGAGGAGAAACCCTATAATGGACCGATGTCAACCACGCAGCAGCAGATTGAGTCTATCGACTGGATCATCGCGCAGAATGCGGATAAGAACTCACCTTATTATAACAAGATTGACGTGAAGAATATCTGTGTGGCTGGCATGTCGTGCGGTGGTCTGCAGACGCTCTACAACTGTGCCGACCCTCGCATCAAGACGCTGATGATCTGCAACAGTGGTCTCTTCAAGAACAGCAACCGCAATCAGGCTGTTGGTGGTATGCCTATGCCCGACAAGTCTAAGCTGAAGGATATCCACTCCAGCATTATCTATATCCTGGGTGGCAAGGAGGATATTGCCTATGAGAATGGTATGGACGACTTCCATCTGATTAGTCACGTGCCTTGCTGCGCTGCCAATTTCCCCGTTGGTCATGGTGGCACCTATCGTCAGCCTCATGGTGGCGAGTTCTCTGTGGTAGCTCTGAACTGGCTCAACTGGCAGTTGAAGGGCGACAAGCAGTCGGCTAAGATGTTCAAGGGCAAGGACTGCGGCTTGTCAAAGCGTCAGGGATGGACCATTGAGAAGAATGCGAAGTTTGACAAATTGAAATAA